GCGTGCGGCGTTCACTCGCACACGTTCACTGCTGTCCCTCACCAGTACGCGTAGCGCTTCACGGGCTGGCGTGGCCAGTGAATCCCCCACCGTGGCCCTGGTCAGCGCGCGTGCCACGTGTTGCCGCACCTCTTCGTCGCGATGCGCACGCACGGTCATGACGGCACGTGCTCCCGCCGGTGCGCGCAATCGTCCGATCACGTAGGCGGCCGCCCGTACGACCTCCGCCGATGTATCGGCCAACCATGGCGTGACGAGCGGGATCGGCGCCGGACGCAGCTTCACCGTGGCCAGCAGCAATGCCGCGCGCACGGCCGGCGCGCGCTGCGCCGCGGTACTCGACACCAGCGGCCGCGCCTGCCCTTCGCCCAGCGCCACCGTGAGCACGGTGCGCGCCGGTTCGCCGATCTCGCCGAGTGACCACGCGGCTTCACGCGCCACGGGATCGGGAGCGCCGGCCACGGCACGAGCCAGCATCACGAGTGCGGCGGTGTCTTTGCCAATGCCGAGGGCATAGGCCGCGTTGGCCGCGATACTGGTGTCGCCATCGACCAGCAATTGCCGCAACACGGGGTAGCGCGCTTTCATGCGCACCTGTCCGATGGCCAGCGCCGTGCGGGCCCTCCGCCCTGCATCGCCATCACGCAGCAAGGCATCGACGAGCAGGGTATCGGCCTGTCGTTGATCGACCATCGACAGAAGACGCGCTTCCCGTCGCACGACGCTCTCCGCGCCATTCTCTTCGCCCGCCCCTGCTCCCGGCCCCATTGCAGCTCGTGCGCAAGCCGAGAACAGGATCCCCACGCAGCCGGTCAGCAGCAGTCCGAGACATTTCCGCATGCGTCACTCCTTGCGAGGTGGTGTCGAAGTGGTCGACGCGGCCAGCGCCGCATCGTCCGTGCCCTCGGAATCATTCGCGGCGGCGGCCAGCCAGTCGCGCACATCACGCGGCAGTGTGGCGAGTCGTCCTTCGACGTTGGTGCACACGAGCGAGGTGGTGGCGCGCACGAGTACGGTCTCCTGCCCGTCGTCGTCCACGCGCATCACCCGATAGGCGAAGGTCATGCCGCGTGATCCGACGGCCGCGATGGTGGTGTACACCCGGATGCGGTCGTCATAGCGCGCCGAGGCGTGAAAGCGGATCGTGGCTTCCGAGACGGCGAGCCGGACGCCGTCACGTTCGAGGTCGGCGTACGAACGTCCGGCCGCACGAATGAAGTCCGTGCGCCCGATCTCGCACCACACCAGGTAGTTGGCATGGTACACCACGCCCATCTGGTCGGTCTCGGCGTATCGCACGCGGAGTTCGGAAATCGTCTCGAGAGGCATGCGGGGAAGATGTCGGCGTAACGGGACGCCGCCAAGCAACGTGGACCGGGCAGCGATACGGTCCAACGTCGATTTGTCCACCGACCGCGGACGGGTTAGACTGCCCTCGTGCTGCCCACCCCTTGCTATGTCGTCGGCGATGCGCATCTCGGCGTGGCTTCCCGAGAGGCCGAGCGCGGATTGCTGCATCTCCTGCGAACGGTGCCGGAGGACGCCCGTTCGCTGGTGATCATGGGCGATCTGTTCGACTTCTGGTTTGCCTGGCGCCATGCGATGCCGCGCGTGGGCTTCCGGGCGTTGGCGGCGCTGGCCGATCTGCACGACGCCGGCATCCCCGTGCTATGGATCGGCGGCAATCACGATTGTTGGGGCGGAGAGGCCCTGCGTGCCGAAACGGGGGCCGAGTATACCCTCGACCCCTGGCGGGGCCTGATCGGCCCGTGGGACACGCTGCTGGCGCACGGCGACGGCCTGCGTGACAAGGAAGACGCGCCCTACCGCCGTTTGCGCACCGTGTTGCGTCATCCGCTGTCGATCACGGCGTTTTCATGGCTGCACCCCAATCTGGCCACCTGGATTGCGGCCCGATCATCCCATACCAGCCGCAAGGCGCGCGCGCGCGACGGTGGCGCAGGACTGCTCGCGGTGGGGAGTGCGGCTCTTGCCGATCCCGATGGCCCTCGGCTGGTGCTGCATGGGCATTCGCACGTGCCGATGCTGCGGCAGACAGGGCGTGGTGTCTACGGCAATGCGGGGGCCTGGTATCTCGATCAGCAGTATCTGGTGATCGATGACGCCGCGATCACCCGGCGGCAGTGGAATGGCGCGACACCGGCGACGGTGCTGGACCGGATCGAACGGCAAGCCCTCTGAGGGCTACCGGGTGATCGCTCCAATACGCCGCTAGAACCGCACCGAAACGACGAACATCGGCCCCTGCGTGGTGGGCGCCGCGCTGAGCTGCACGGGCATATCCCACAGCTGCGCCGACACGAACGCATCGGCACCGGCAAAGAGGTGATTGAAGGCAATCACCGCGATCCAGTCCTCGGCGTGCAGCCGACGCGCCCGCACGAGATCGCTGGTGTACGGCCCCACGATGGTGCCGCTGGCCGTGACTTTCGTTTCCGTACCAGTCCCGGACGTGGACACCACGAATTCGTCGGGAATGGTGTCGGTCAGATAGCGGCGGGCCTCGCGTACATCGGCGGCGGTGCGCCGCAGCATGACCAGCGCCGCCAGTTCGACACTGGCGAACAGGGCACCCGACGATCCACGGTCGAGTCGGGACTGCCCCAGGCCCGGCAGCAGCACCGAGTTCAGAAACGCACGCTTGGGGGTGAGCGGCGCCTTGCCCCGCATTCCCAACGTGGGCGCAACGGTGCGAGCGGGGGGCTGCGCGGGAATGCTGGGCGTCGGCATCGGTGCTCCCGCCGGCGGCGTGGGCGGAGTCACCCGCGCGCTGTCGGTGCGCTGCTGAGCGTGCAGAAGTCGCGGCGCGATCGCCATGGACAGAGTCAGGACGACCGCAGCCACGGCGCGTTCGATGCGCACGCTCGTCCGCCGGAGGCGCATGTTCACGCGGTGGGCAGCGCGGCCACGAGTTCGATCTCCACGCGGACGTTGCGTGGCAGTCCGGCCACGGCCACCGTGGAGCGCGCCGGACGGGCATCACCCAGCACCCGCGCGTAGACCTCGTTCATGGCCGCAAAATCGTCCATGGTGCGCAGAAACACCGTGGTCTTCACCACCGAAGCCCAGGTGCAACCCGCTTCGGTGAGCACGGCTGTCAGGTTGGCCAGAACCCGATCGGTCTGCGGCCCCACGTCCTCGCCCACGATCTCCATGCTCACCGGATCGAGTGGAATCTGTCCGGCGGTGAAGAGAAATCCGTTCGCCCGGACCGCCTGGGCATACGGCCCGATGGCCTTGGGAGCATGGTCGGTGTGAAGCGACGTGACGGTGGTCATCGTGAAGGAATTCCGTTCAGGAAGTGGCAGGCGACCGCAGCGCGGATGCGTCGTCGGACGGCAGAGCAAAAAAACGGCGGGTGTTCCGCAACGTGATCGCCGCGAGGTCCCCGGCGGCTATCCCACGAACCTCCGCCAGGCGCCGCACCGTGAGCGGTACCCACGAAGACTCATTGCGTTTCCCGCGATACGGTACCGGGGCAAGATAAGGGGCATCCGACTCCACCAGCAGACGGTCGTCCGGCACCAGACGCAGCAGCGTTTCGTCGGTCCAGTTGCGGAACGTGATGATACCGCTGAACGACACGTGCCAGCCGGCCGCGAGTCCGGCTTCGGCCAGACCTGGCGTACCGGTGAAACAATGCAACACGCCGCGAACACCGGCCGCCTGCGCGTCGCGCAGCATGTCGCGGGTATCGTCCTCGGCCTCCCGTGTATGCAGCACGATGGGTCGGTCGAGCTCCGCCGCGAGACGCAATTGTGCGTCGAGGGCCTGGCGCTGCGTGGCACGCGGGGAGTGATCGTAGTGATAGTCGAGTCCGCACTCCCCGACCGCCACCGCGCCAAGCGTCACGGCTTCGCGCACGGCCTCGGCATCGCGGACATCGTCCCATGCCGCCGCATCGTGGGGATGCACGCCGCAGGTGTGAAACACGAGCGAGGGATGCCGGGCGGCAATGGCCCGGGCCCGCGCGGCCGCGGCCGGTGACTCCCCGATACAGACGAGGGCCCGCGCTCCTGCAGCGCGGGCCCGTTCGATGATGGCCTCCACGTCGTCCGCGAAGGCCTCCGATGCGAGGTGGACATGACTGTCCGCAAAGTCGAATGCGGAGGCCGATGCCACCTCGTTCATCGTCGCAATGACAGGGGTGCCGACGCTCAGCGCGTCGACACCTTCCCGGTGCCACGCGCCGGCGCGGCGGCCACGGGTTCACCCGCACGCACGGCGCGGGCCGTGGCCGCATCGTCGAGACGCGGCCACTTGTGCTCGATCCAGAGCAGCAGCGGACCGGCCACGTAGATGGACGAGAACGTCGCCATCACCACACCGAACGCCATGACCCACGCGAACGGCCGGATCACTTCACCCGCCAGCAGCAGCAGCGCGAGCGTGGCCGAGAAGGTCGTGGCGTGCGTCATGATCGAGCGCGGCAGCGTCTCGTTGATGGAGCGATCGAGAATGTGCGACAGCGACTCGCCCTTGTGCGGCTTCTTCAGGTTCTCACGCACACGATCGAAGATGATGATCGTGTCGTTGGCCGAGTAGCCGACGAGGGTGAGAATGGCGGCCACCACGGTCAGCGAGACTTCGATATGGAAGATCTTGATGAACGCGAGCGTGATCAGGATGTCGTGCGTGGTGGAGAGCACGGCGGCCAGACCGAAGCGCCAGTCGAACCGGATGGCGAGGTAGATGAGCGTGAAGATGGACGCGATCAGCATCGCCATCGCGGCACCGGTGCGCAGTTCGGCGCCGACCTTGGGGCCGACGGCTTCGGTGCGCACGATCGTCACGGCTCCCGCACCGAACTTGGCGTCGAGCGCCGTCGCGATGGTCTTGGAGATGCCTTCGGCACCGGCAGCCTGGGCTTCCACCTGCTTCTCGTCACGCGCGCGGATGGTGAAGTCGGTGGCGGTACCGTACTGCTGGATTTCCGCGCCAGTGATGCCCGCGGCGTCGAGCGCGCCACGGACCTCAGCCACATCGGGCGGCGTCTTGAACTGCACCTGCATCAGCGTGCCGCCGGTGAACTCGATGCTGTAGTTGACCCCACCGGTCACCGCGAAGCTGATGAACCCGGCGGCGATGAACGCCAGCGTGAGCCCTGCGGCCACACGCCACCAGCGCACGAACTCGTACTTCGTATTGTGAAAGATGCGCAGCATGGTGGCCTCAGATGCTCAGCGCCTGCGTACCGCGCGAGCGGTTCAGCCAGACGAGGAAGAAAGTCTTGGTCACGAAGATCGTCGTGAAGAGCGCGGCCACGAGACCGGCGATGAGCGTAACGGCGAAGCCGCGGACCGGTCCGGTGCCGTACTGGTACAGCACCATGCCGGAGAGAATCGTCGCGGCCGAGGTGTCGATGATGGCGCCGAGCGCGTGCCGGAAGCCTTCGTCGATGGCGAGACGCGTGGATTTCCCGTGATCGAGCTCTTCGCGGATGCGCTCGAAGATCAGCACGTTGTTGTCGACGGCCATACCGATGGAGAGCACAAAGCCGGCAAGACCGGGCAACGTCACCACCGCATTGAAGCCGGCGAGAATCGCCAGGGTATACACGAGATACAGCAGCAGCGCGATCACGGCGAGCACGCCGGAGAAACGGTAGTACACCACCAGGATCACGAGCACCAGCGCAAAGGCGACGCCCAGTGCGAGCACGCCCTTGG
The nucleotide sequence above comes from Gemmatimonas aurantiaca. Encoded proteins:
- a CDS encoding thioesterase family protein, with translation MPLETISELRVRYAETDQMGVVYHANYLVWCEIGRTDFIRAAGRSYADLERDGVRLAVSEATIRFHASARYDDRIRVYTTIAAVGSRGMTFAYRVMRVDDDGQETVLVRATTSLVCTNVEGRLATLPRDVRDWLAAAANDSEGTDDAALAASTTSTPPRKE
- a CDS encoding UDP-2,3-diacylglucosamine diphosphatase yields the protein MLPTPCYVVGDAHLGVASREAERGLLHLLRTVPEDARSLVIMGDLFDFWFAWRHAMPRVGFRALAALADLHDAGIPVLWIGGNHDCWGGEALRAETGAEYTLDPWRGLIGPWDTLLAHGDGLRDKEDAPYRRLRTVLRHPLSITAFSWLHPNLATWIAARSSHTSRKARARDGGAGLLAVGSAALADPDGPRLVLHGHSHVPMLRQTGRGVYGNAGAWYLDQQYLVIDDAAITRRQWNGATPATVLDRIERQAL
- a CDS encoding RidA family protein gives rise to the protein MTTVTSLHTDHAPKAIGPYAQAVRANGFLFTAGQIPLDPVSMEIVGEDVGPQTDRVLANLTAVLTEAGCTWASVVKTTVFLRTMDDFAAMNEVYARVLGDARPARSTVAVAGLPRNVRVEIELVAALPTA
- a CDS encoding TatD family hydrolase — its product is MNEVASASAFDFADSHVHLASEAFADDVEAIIERARAAGARALVCIGESPAAAARARAIAARHPSLVFHTCGVHPHDAAAWDDVRDAEAVREAVTLGAVAVGECGLDYHYDHSPRATQRQALDAQLRLAAELDRPIVLHTREAEDDTRDMLRDAQAAGVRGVLHCFTGTPGLAEAGLAAGWHVSFSGIITFRNWTDETLLRLVPDDRLLVESDAPYLAPVPYRGKRNESSWVPLTVRRLAEVRGIAAGDLAAITLRNTRRFFALPSDDASALRSPATS
- the secF gene encoding protein translocase subunit SecF, whose product is MLRIFHNTKYEFVRWWRVAAGLTLAFIAAGFISFAVTGGVNYSIEFTGGTLMQVQFKTPPDVAEVRGALDAAGITGAEIQQYGTATDFTIRARDEKQVEAQAAGAEGISKTIATALDAKFGAGAVTIVRTEAVGPKVGAELRTGAAMAMLIASIFTLIYLAIRFDWRFGLAAVLSTTHDILITLAFIKIFHIEVSLTVVAAILTLVGYSANDTIIIFDRVRENLKKPHKGESLSHILDRSINETLPRSIMTHATTFSATLALLLLAGEVIRPFAWVMAFGVVMATFSSIYVAGPLLLWIEHKWPRLDDAATARAVRAGEPVAAAPARGTGKVSTR